A region of Selenomonadales bacterium 4137-cl DNA encodes the following proteins:
- a CDS encoding peptidylprolyl isomerase has protein sequence MNKTLSTILALAACLALLLPGCAAKAPQPPAQPDKKAAPAAVNVSSPTNSKATFETSMGTFKVELFEDKAPVTAKNFITLADKGFFNGLIFHRVIDGFMIQGGDPKGNGTGGPGYTIPDEFTKNLRHASEGVLSMANAGPNTGGSQFFITLVPTPWLDDKHAVFGKVVEGMDVVRAIGKVKTGPGDKPITDVVIKKITIVKPQ, from the coding sequence ATGAACAAAACCCTGTCGACCATCCTGGCCCTCGCGGCCTGCCTGGCCCTGCTCCTGCCCGGGTGCGCCGCCAAGGCCCCGCAGCCGCCGGCCCAGCCGGACAAAAAGGCGGCCCCCGCCGCCGTCAACGTAAGCTCCCCGACCAACAGCAAAGCCACCTTCGAAACCTCGATGGGCACCTTCAAGGTTGAACTCTTCGAAGACAAAGCGCCCGTCACCGCCAAAAACTTCATCACTCTCGCCGACAAAGGCTTCTTTAACGGCCTGATCTTCCACCGCGTCATCGACGGCTTCATGATCCAGGGCGGCGACCCCAAGGGCAACGGCACCGGCGGTCCCGGCTACACCATCCCCGACGAGTTCACCAAAAACCTGCGCCACGCCTCCGAAGGCGTCCTCTCGATGGCCAACGCCGGCCCCAACACCGGTGGCTCGCAATTCTTCATCACCCTCGTGCCCACCCCGTGGCTCGACGACAAACACGCCGTCTTCGGCAAGGTCGTCGAAGGCATGGACGTCGTCCGGGCGATCGGCAAAGTCAAAACCGGCCCCGGCGACAAACCCATCACCGACGTCGTCATCAAAAAAATAACCATCGTCAAGCCGCAATAA